The following coding sequences lie in one Flavobacterium sediminis genomic window:
- a CDS encoding efflux RND transporter periplasmic adaptor subunit has protein sequence MKRILMLMSLSVVLINTSCHSDKKDKGEHTKFLVTSPAIADTIINKNYVCQIRSISHIELRAQEKGYLQNIYVDEGQHVKKGQLLFKIMPNLYEADVQRAQAELKYTEIEYQNTKKLADNDVVAPNELAMAKAKYEKAKAELQLMQVHLQFTDIRAPFDGIIDRFHVRLGSLVDEGELLTELSDNSKMWVYFNVPEAEYLDYMTQNQLKKDNNLLHVGLEMANGKMFDHEGVVETIEANFNNETGNIAFRATFPNPNGLLRFGETGNVVITTPIKNAMLIPQKATYEVLDKKYVYVITKDNVVKAREIDIEAEIPHLYVVRSGLEKTDKILLEGLRMVKENEKIETNFMDPNKVMNSLELYAE, from the coding sequence TTGAAGAGAATTCTCATGTTAATGAGTTTGTCAGTTGTATTGATTAATACAAGTTGTCATTCTGATAAAAAAGATAAAGGTGAACATACCAAGTTCCTGGTAACCAGTCCTGCAATTGCAGACACCATTATCAATAAAAATTATGTGTGTCAGATACGTTCAATAAGTCACATTGAACTTAGAGCACAAGAAAAAGGTTATTTGCAAAACATCTATGTAGATGAAGGGCAACATGTTAAAAAAGGACAGTTGTTGTTTAAGATTATGCCTAATTTATACGAGGCAGATGTTCAAAGAGCTCAGGCTGAATTGAAATATACTGAGATTGAATATCAGAATACTAAAAAATTAGCTGATAATGACGTTGTAGCTCCCAATGAGTTAGCAATGGCAAAAGCTAAATATGAAAAAGCAAAAGCAGAACTTCAATTAATGCAGGTTCACCTACAGTTTACAGACATCAGAGCACCGTTTGATGGGATCATTGACCGTTTTCATGTTCGATTAGGAAGTTTAGTTGATGAAGGTGAACTATTAACAGAGCTATCTGATAATAGTAAAATGTGGGTCTATTTTAATGTTCCGGAAGCTGAGTATTTAGATTATATGACCCAAAATCAATTGAAAAAAGACAATAACTTATTACATGTAGGGCTTGAAATGGCTAACGGTAAAATGTTTGACCATGAAGGTGTTGTGGAAACAATTGAGGCTAATTTCAATAATGAAACCGGTAATATTGCTTTCCGTGCTACGTTCCCTAATCCTAATGGTTTATTGCGTTTCGGTGAAACAGGAAATGTAGTGATAACCACACCGATCAAAAATGCCATGTTGATTCCGCAAAAAGCCACTTATGAAGTACTAGACAAAAAATATGTTTATGTAATTACTAAAGATAACGTGGTTAAAGCAAGAGAAATTGATATAGAGGCTGAAATACCTCACTTATACGTGGTAAGATCAGGTCTTGAGAAAACTGATAAAATCTTGTTGGAAGGTCTCCGAATGGTTAAAGAAAATGAAAAGATTGAAACAAATTTCATGGATCCGAACAAGGTAATGAACAGTCTTGAACTATATGCCGAATAA
- a CDS encoding LytR/AlgR family response regulator transcription factor, which produces MNVLIVEDEKHTAQLLREIINKHPDFTVVDSLESVEEAVIYLSQHQQELELLFFDIQLADGHSFEIFKHIDVVVPVIFCTAYDEYSLQAIKNNGIDYILKPFKEEEIEKALLKYKSFRNTIKAKPVPVTIQQETGSLQQSFLSQYREKSIIIKIKDIALFAIEFETTYMYCFDGKKYPLYKTLDYVSSVCDDQLFFRVNRQIVLNRNAVTAFEPYFNRKILVHTKIQFDQKIIVSRLKVTEFKKWLQSG; this is translated from the coding sequence ATGAATGTTTTAATTGTAGAAGATGAGAAGCACACAGCTCAGTTATTGAGAGAAATAATCAATAAGCACCCCGATTTTACTGTCGTTGATTCTTTGGAATCGGTAGAAGAGGCTGTAATTTATTTAAGCCAACACCAACAAGAACTGGAATTATTATTCTTTGATATTCAATTAGCAGATGGTCATAGTTTTGAAATATTTAAACATATTGACGTTGTAGTTCCGGTAATATTTTGTACGGCTTATGATGAATATAGTTTACAAGCTATAAAAAATAACGGTATCGATTATATATTAAAGCCTTTTAAAGAAGAAGAAATAGAAAAAGCGTTGTTGAAGTACAAGAGTTTTAGAAATACAATAAAAGCAAAGCCCGTTCCGGTTACAATACAACAAGAAACGGGATCACTTCAGCAATCTTTTTTAAGTCAGTACAGAGAAAAATCTATAATTATAAAAATTAAAGACATTGCTTTGTTTGCCATCGAATTTGAAACAACCTATATGTACTGTTTTGACGGAAAAAAATATCCGTTATACAAAACATTAGATTATGTATCATCAGTTTGTGATGATCAGTTGTTTTTTAGGGTGAACCGACAGATCGTCTTAAATCGTAATGCCGTTACAGCCTTTGAACCTTATTTTAATCGAAAAATACTGGTTCACACCAAGATACAATTCGACCAAAAAATTATTGTAAGTCGTTTAAAAGTAACAGAATTTAAAAAATGGTTGCAAAGCGGGTGA
- a CDS encoding sensor histidine kinase, with amino-acid sequence MMKTPINRILPFALSFLLPVINLVSNKETNDSIGSFYDYLERWFITSVILVVLWFLIRFITKKGSVFNWGKIVVSVLVLLAFFYTLLSYTVFVELGLKWNMIIKFLFATTLFLVIQYALYANKSIMRLELVNEQMKTENYKVQLDALRTKVDPHFLFNSLNTLRTMIRNKHEHAEQFVLSLSDFYRQTLKYNECTVIPLRDEVEVLKSYLFLMKSRNEDAVQITISIDENRLKALIPTLALQTVVENCFKHNSMTAKKPIFIAITTDENDTLKVINNLQPKLEVKEQSGFGLADLVKRYELLGVKDGVIVEQTDEFFEVILKLITV; translated from the coding sequence ATGATGAAGACTCCTATAAACAGAATATTACCTTTTGCATTATCCTTTTTGTTACCGGTAATAAATTTAGTGAGCAATAAAGAAACCAATGATTCAATCGGAAGTTTCTATGATTATCTGGAACGTTGGTTTATAACCTCTGTCATATTAGTGGTTTTATGGTTTTTAATACGTTTTATTACTAAAAAAGGAAGTGTTTTCAATTGGGGAAAGATTGTGGTCTCTGTTTTAGTGCTTTTAGCATTTTTTTACACATTACTCTCTTATACAGTTTTTGTAGAACTCGGTCTCAAATGGAACATGATTATTAAATTTCTGTTTGCTACTACACTTTTTCTGGTCATTCAGTATGCATTATATGCAAATAAAAGTATTATGCGTTTAGAATTGGTAAACGAACAGATGAAGACAGAAAATTATAAAGTACAATTAGATGCTTTGCGCACAAAAGTGGATCCCCATTTTTTGTTTAACTCGTTGAATACTTTGAGAACTATGATCCGTAACAAGCATGAACATGCCGAACAATTTGTTTTAAGCTTATCTGATTTTTACAGACAAACACTAAAGTATAATGAGTGTACTGTAATTCCGTTACGAGACGAAGTTGAGGTTTTAAAGTCGTATCTTTTTTTAATGAAGAGCCGTAATGAAGATGCAGTGCAAATCACGATATCGATCGATGAAAATCGTTTGAAAGCTTTGATACCGACTTTGGCGTTACAAACGGTTGTAGAAAATTGTTTTAAACACAATTCCATGACGGCCAAAAAACCGATTTTTATCGCGATAACAACTGATGAAAATGATACGTTAAAAGTGATAAACAATTTACAACCGAAACTGGAAGTAAAAGAGCAATCCGGTTTTGGCTTAGCCGATTTGGTAAAACGCTATGAGCTATTGGGAGTAAAAGATGGTGTAATTGTTGAACAAACAGATGAATTTTTTGAAGTAATATTAAAACTAATTACTGTATGA
- a CDS encoding DUF6268 family outer membrane beta-barrel protein: MNRLIIFVVVLSFSCSPFLRSQTKEFPLAGISYQYDKLKYEDIDGYVTSWDAFINYPIKKVNKSVFLGKMQLIARSFVDLEDSYNQKVYGLENNFFWNTTLANQDKWIVWGQAGLFSDFVDISEKDIRYSIGFHYLDYWHDRLKTGYGIGYSRQFYGHQINPFLSIDYRINPKLKLTGMLPVRPKLTYQMTENWSWSNEFYGNVDTFRLSETEYENSFIRINNWYYLSKIEYLLKKHHLFTIGVGFDFAHNLKFYNDSNAGTITLFTFDLNEAVKPVSELKTRGFKFQVSYRFIL; the protein is encoded by the coding sequence GTGAATAGGTTAATTATTTTTGTAGTAGTACTAAGTTTCAGTTGTTCTCCTTTTTTAAGATCTCAGACTAAGGAATTTCCCTTAGCAGGGATATCATATCAATACGATAAGTTGAAGTATGAGGATATAGACGGTTATGTGACTTCATGGGATGCTTTTATCAATTATCCGATAAAAAAAGTAAACAAAAGTGTTTTTTTAGGAAAAATGCAGTTGATCGCCCGATCGTTTGTCGACTTAGAGGATTCATATAATCAGAAAGTTTATGGTTTGGAAAATAACTTCTTTTGGAATACAACGTTGGCTAATCAGGATAAATGGATCGTTTGGGGTCAGGCAGGTCTTTTTTCTGATTTTGTCGATATAAGCGAAAAAGATATCAGGTATTCAATAGGTTTTCACTATTTGGATTATTGGCATGATCGTTTAAAGACAGGGTACGGAATAGGATATAGCCGACAATTTTACGGTCATCAGATCAATCCTTTTTTATCGATTGATTACCGCATTAATCCGAAGTTGAAATTGACAGGAATGTTACCTGTTCGTCCTAAATTAACGTATCAGATGACTGAAAACTGGAGTTGGAGCAATGAGTTTTACGGTAATGTAGATACTTTCAGGTTATCGGAAACGGAGTATGAAAATAGTTTTATTCGGATCAATAATTGGTATTACTTAAGCAAAATAGAATATTTGTTAAAAAAACACCATTTGTTTACAATAGGAGTCGGGTTTGATTTTGCCCATAACTTGAAGTTTTATAATGATTCTAATGCCGGTACTATAACTTTATTTACCTTTGATTTAAATGAAGCCGTAAAGCCTGTCAGTGAGTTGAAAACCAGAGGGTTTAAATTTCAGGTCAGTTATCGTTTTATATTGTAA
- a CDS encoding ABC transporter ATP-binding protein, translating into MDFALSAKNINKFFHEPLDFQVLQNISFDVMKGEFVSIIGKSGSGKSTLLYLLSTMDTDYTGKISINGVPVTGLTQNELASFRNQHIGFVFQFHYLLPEFSVLDNVMLPALKLNKLSKEEIEHHAMELLTLLDIKGHETKQASKISGGQQQRVAIARALINEPAIIMGDEPTGNLDSKNTKIVFDIFRQLAKERGQTIIAVTHDDEFAANCDRIIELVDGKILS; encoded by the coding sequence ATGGATTTTGCACTTTCAGCTAAAAATATCAATAAATTTTTTCATGAGCCGCTTGATTTTCAAGTGCTTCAGAATATTTCTTTTGATGTAATGAAAGGGGAGTTTGTTTCGATAATAGGAAAATCAGGTTCGGGAAAATCGACTCTATTGTATCTGTTATCAACTATGGATACCGATTATACCGGAAAGATCAGTATAAACGGAGTGCCCGTAACCGGTTTAACACAAAACGAACTCGCTTCTTTTAGAAATCAGCATATTGGTTTTGTTTTTCAGTTTCATTATTTATTACCGGAATTTTCCGTATTAGATAATGTGATGTTACCTGCTCTGAAACTCAATAAGCTCTCAAAAGAAGAAATAGAACATCATGCCATGGAATTATTAACATTACTGGATATTAAAGGACACGAAACCAAACAAGCATCCAAAATATCAGGAGGACAACAACAACGGGTAGCCATTGCCAGAGCTCTGATTAATGAGCCTGCTATCATTATGGGTGATGAGCCTACCGGAAACTTAGACTCTAAAAATACCAAAATTGTTTTCGACATCTTTAGGCAATTGGCAAAAGAAAGAGGTCAGACCATTATTGCAGTGACACACGATGATGAGTTTGCCGCGAATTGCGATAGGATAATAGAACTAGTTGATGGTAAAATTTTAAGTTAA
- a CDS encoding ABC transporter permease, whose product MNYTNYKISWVHLTSRIRQLIVAVLSVTFGISMYIFMNSFMNGVNDAQTEITFTSMSHIKVYNDLPQKSPLFLPHSMMSDTLIMLSNPKRINYTEGIRNVQEVSDILMRDKDVKAVSAQLSENVFFRNGVTKVNGVLYGVNVEDDDRLFHTAQYLTEGDLFQLTKRTDGIVLGTGLADKISAKLEDNISLTTSEGVTRIFKVVGLIETGNAGVDKTKAIISILSARQLLSKNRSYVTEVLANVSDYNTAPEIAQRIQPFTDYKVEPWQEGNSQLESANVLRDILAVVVSLTILIVAGFGIYNIMNMTVNEKMREIAILKAMGFGGNDIVNIFLTQSLIIGMLGGCVGLFLGYLISAIVDRIPFKIASLTDLPIAYIPTDYFMALFFGLVITFVAGYLPARRASKIDPVDILRG is encoded by the coding sequence ATGAACTATACCAATTATAAAATATCATGGGTACACCTGACCTCCAGAATCCGTCAGCTCATTGTAGCCGTATTGAGCGTTACGTTCGGAATTTCCATGTATATTTTCATGAACAGTTTCATGAATGGTGTAAATGATGCCCAAACAGAGATCACCTTTACGTCAATGTCTCATATAAAAGTGTATAATGATCTGCCCCAAAAAAGCCCACTCTTTTTGCCCCATTCAATGATGAGTGATACACTGATTATGCTGAGTAATCCTAAGCGGATCAACTATACCGAAGGTATACGAAACGTTCAGGAAGTTTCAGATATTTTAATGAGAGATAAAGATGTAAAGGCTGTTTCGGCTCAATTAAGTGAAAATGTATTCTTCAGAAATGGTGTAACCAAAGTAAATGGTGTTTTATATGGCGTCAATGTAGAAGATGATGACAGGCTTTTCCATACAGCGCAGTATCTTACAGAAGGCGATCTATTTCAGTTGACCAAAAGAACGGACGGAATTGTATTAGGAACCGGTTTAGCAGATAAGATCAGTGCTAAATTAGAGGATAATATTTCATTGACCACCTCAGAAGGGGTGACCAGAATTTTTAAAGTGGTCGGATTGATTGAAACGGGAAATGCAGGTGTAGACAAAACCAAGGCTATAATCTCCATTCTTTCTGCCCGACAACTTTTATCTAAGAACAGAAGTTATGTTACTGAAGTCTTAGCTAATGTTTCAGATTATAACACAGCACCGGAAATAGCACAACGCATACAACCTTTTACAGATTATAAAGTAGAACCCTGGCAGGAAGGCAACAGCCAGTTAGAATCAGCGAATGTACTGCGTGATATTTTAGCAGTGGTTGTTTCTTTGACTATACTAATCGTAGCCGGCTTCGGAATATACAATATTATGAACATGACCGTAAACGAAAAAATGAGAGAAATAGCCATTCTTAAAGCTATGGGATTTGGCGGCAATGATATAGTCAATATCTTCTTAACACAATCTTTAATTATTGGTATGTTAGGAGGCTGTGTAGGGTTATTTTTGGGTTATTTAATCTCTGCAATTGTAGACCGCATTCCTTTTAAAATTGCGTCGTTGACCGACTTGCCCATAGCTTATATTCCAACCGATTATTTTATGGCTTTGTTCTTCGGGTTGGTTATCACTTTTGTAGCCGGCTATCTTCCGGCGAGGAGAGCTTCAAAAATTGATCCGGTAGACATTTTAAGAGGATAA
- a CDS encoding efflux RND transporter periplasmic adaptor subunit produces MSWNYKYMILLSVVLLIACNRDKKVSPVRKSIQEAVFASGTLSQENEFYLAAGYDGVLKNVNYKEGESIQGNAVFATIEHNVQRNQLEEAQLNYKDAQFNSSAQSLQLKQLNAQIEQAKAQEALDYKNYLRYRELREQNSVSALDFEKAELQYKTSSEQLQLLQSQYLDMEKTLRLAKEKSLSQLNSQKEIYDDYFVKSDKPGIVLNVYKKEGELVKRGEIIAKIGSGSYLAKLFIAEDDIVKIRNGQRAAIQLNTYPDELFEGHITKIWPAFDETEQSYVVEARFEQMPKEIFSGTQLQANIELEVHQNVMVIPIKALIKGKYVKLENGEEIEVQTGYKNEEWIEIKSGLKDNDVLIEMP; encoded by the coding sequence ATGTCTTGGAATTATAAATATATGATTTTGTTATCTGTTGTTCTATTGATTGCCTGCAACAGAGATAAGAAAGTGTCTCCTGTTCGAAAAAGCATTCAGGAAGCCGTTTTTGCCAGTGGTACCCTATCACAGGAAAACGAATTTTATCTGGCAGCGGGTTATGACGGAGTACTCAAAAATGTAAACTATAAAGAAGGTGAGTCCATACAAGGGAATGCGGTGTTTGCCACAATAGAGCATAATGTTCAGAGGAATCAATTGGAAGAGGCTCAGCTTAATTATAAAGACGCACAGTTTAATTCGTCTGCTCAATCGTTACAGTTAAAACAATTGAATGCACAGATAGAGCAGGCAAAAGCACAAGAAGCATTAGATTATAAAAATTATCTGCGATATAGAGAATTACGGGAACAAAATTCGGTTTCGGCATTAGACTTTGAAAAAGCTGAGTTACAGTATAAAACCTCATCAGAGCAATTGCAATTGCTTCAGAGTCAATATTTGGATATGGAGAAAACGCTGCGTCTTGCAAAAGAAAAAAGTTTGTCACAACTCAACTCCCAAAAAGAGATATATGACGATTATTTTGTGAAATCGGATAAACCGGGAATCGTACTGAATGTATATAAAAAAGAAGGAGAACTAGTAAAAAGAGGAGAAATAATAGCTAAGATCGGTAGTGGTTCTTATTTAGCCAAATTATTTATAGCAGAAGACGATATTGTTAAGATCAGGAACGGACAACGAGCAGCAATACAGCTCAATACTTATCCGGATGAGCTATTTGAAGGACACATTACTAAGATTTGGCCCGCGTTTGATGAAACCGAACAATCGTATGTAGTAGAAGCCCGTTTTGAGCAAATGCCCAAAGAGATATTTTCAGGAACCCAATTACAAGCTAATATTGAATTGGAAGTGCATCAAAATGTGATGGTTATCCCGATAAAAGCCTTAATAAAGGGTAAGTATGTAAAGTTAGAGAACGGTGAAGAAATAGAAGTTCAAACCGGATATAAGAATGAGGAATGGATAGAAATAAAATCAGGTTTAAAAGATAATGATGTGCTAATTGAAATGCCATAA
- a CDS encoding TolC family protein: MENILKSIAVLFLLCIALETKAQVNFSSLEEVLRYADEHEISIRSAGLQEKIYTSESRKSKMALLPSVNAQAGYNDNITLQPTLVPSDFLNPSASSGTYQEFTFGRKYVYTTGFTANWDILDFQKWFAVKTAKSQQEKGSIQRMYTRYSVYNLLANTYYSILLSEKSLEIQSQNYLIMQRIYKNAENKYKAGIISQEALNRAHIQLLQVKNNKEAVSHSLQELYNDLQSQLGIEDALNMTEELTYFGQDNDIEGSFTEHPEVVLQQAELKITSSKLQEARAAQFPSLSIGYQYNYSWATDSFMEFQNANELPQQILGLKLTVPILNGSTVHEQIRQMKISQEQQKITLEAQKLKSGKEDENLILAFNSSKEELENREEIVSLQSTNDRHTDNQYESGIISLEERLDRFQDLLNVQNDYLQSFGNYCLNYYKLYIRNLNY, encoded by the coding sequence ATGGAAAATATTCTTAAAAGTATTGCAGTCTTGTTTTTGCTTTGTATTGCTTTGGAAACTAAAGCTCAGGTTAATTTTAGTTCGTTAGAAGAAGTGTTGCGCTATGCTGACGAACATGAAATTTCGATACGTTCCGCAGGTTTACAGGAAAAGATCTATACCTCTGAATCCAGAAAGTCAAAAATGGCATTATTACCTTCAGTAAATGCTCAGGCCGGATACAATGATAATATTACTTTACAACCTACTTTAGTACCTTCTGATTTTCTGAATCCTTCTGCTTCATCCGGAACATATCAGGAGTTTACTTTCGGTAGAAAATATGTCTATACTACAGGATTTACAGCAAATTGGGATATTCTGGATTTTCAGAAGTGGTTTGCAGTTAAAACGGCAAAAAGCCAACAGGAAAAAGGAAGTATACAGCGAATGTATACACGGTATTCTGTTTATAATTTGTTAGCCAATACATATTACAGTATTCTGTTGTCTGAAAAATCATTAGAAATTCAATCTCAAAATTACCTGATCATGCAACGTATTTATAAAAATGCCGAAAATAAATACAAGGCTGGTATCATTTCGCAAGAAGCATTGAACAGGGCTCATATACAATTACTGCAGGTAAAAAATAACAAAGAAGCTGTTTCACATTCTTTGCAGGAATTGTACAATGATTTGCAGTCACAATTAGGAATAGAGGATGCTCTGAATATGACGGAAGAGTTAACGTATTTCGGTCAGGATAATGATATCGAAGGAAGTTTTACGGAACATCCGGAAGTTGTATTGCAACAAGCTGAATTAAAAATAACGTCTTCAAAATTGCAAGAAGCTAGAGCGGCACAGTTTCCATCATTAAGCATTGGTTACCAATATAATTACAGCTGGGCAACAGATAGTTTTATGGAGTTTCAAAATGCCAATGAGCTTCCGCAACAGATCTTAGGACTAAAATTAACTGTTCCCATTCTGAATGGTAGTACAGTACACGAGCAGATCCGCCAAATGAAGATTTCACAGGAGCAACAAAAAATTACGTTGGAAGCTCAAAAGCTGAAATCCGGTAAAGAAGATGAAAATCTGATCTTAGCTTTCAATAGTTCAAAGGAAGAGTTAGAAAACAGGGAAGAGATCGTATCACTTCAAAGTACCAATGACCGCCATACAGATAATCAATACGAAAGTGGGATCATAAGTCTGGAAGAACGATTGGATAGATTTCAGGATCTGTTGAATGTGCAGAATGATTACCTGCAAAGTTTCGGTAATTACTGTTTGAACTATTACAAATTATACATACGAAACCTAAACTACTAA
- a CDS encoding DUF2147 domain-containing protein, whose product MMYKVILVLTVFAFSLVGKAQTADPLKGKWINEEKNRILEFVKTDSGYEAVIVKAEEQSLIGKKQITGLRLEETDSYKDGVLYIFQKNRTASCSVKILDSDAIELKATIGIFSRKQKWTRYNG is encoded by the coding sequence ATGATGTACAAAGTAATTTTAGTTCTGACTGTTTTCGCTTTTTCTTTAGTCGGAAAGGCACAAACAGCAGATCCATTAAAAGGCAAATGGATCAATGAAGAAAAAAACCGCATTTTAGAATTTGTTAAGACAGATTCCGGTTATGAAGCCGTTATCGTAAAAGCAGAAGAGCAGTCTTTAATAGGTAAAAAACAAATAACCGGTCTTAGGTTAGAAGAGACTGATTCTTATAAAGACGGCGTTTTATATATTTTTCAAAAGAACAGAACAGCATCTTGTTCTGTTAAAATTTTAGACTCTGATGCTATAGAGTTAAAGGCTACTATTGGAATATTTTCCCGAAAACAAAAATGGACCAGATACAATGGTTGA
- a CDS encoding phosphotransferase produces the protein MTSFPVIASTLSEVALEKFIKEKYHLTKNLHCKLFRTGVNHTYFISDNEIQFVFRVYCYEWRTKIEIEEELKLLNLLKDNSLPISYPISDINGNFIQEINAPEGIRYAVLFSFAKGEKMRFMTNETCFAIGATIGKIHNVTADEKIDRVNYTSDALLNKPYDLLSSFFSEELSEMKYIKQISKQIKESNLFASQKGIVHLDIWYDNLSVNKDNQITIFDFDNCGNGYLILDIGYFCKQLFFIESDKNEYEMKVKSFLNGYKKERNLSDEELTLIPGAGASIFIFYLGVQAQRFDWSNIFFTENYLKMFVGRIQNWMDYYEAKNSNV, from the coding sequence ATGACCTCTTTTCCGGTAATAGCTTCAACCCTATCAGAAGTAGCATTAGAAAAATTTATAAAGGAAAAATACCATCTAACAAAAAATCTTCATTGTAAATTATTTAGAACAGGAGTAAATCACACCTATTTTATTTCGGATAACGAAATTCAATTTGTTTTTAGGGTGTATTGCTATGAATGGCGAACTAAAATTGAAATAGAAGAAGAATTAAAACTTCTAAATCTTCTCAAAGACAATTCACTCCCAATTTCCTATCCCATTTCAGATATAAATGGAAACTTCATTCAAGAAATTAATGCTCCTGAAGGAATTCGGTATGCAGTACTTTTTTCATTTGCTAAAGGTGAAAAAATGAGGTTTATGACGAATGAAACTTGCTTTGCCATTGGTGCTACAATTGGTAAAATACACAATGTTACAGCTGATGAAAAAATAGATAGAGTAAACTATACTTCAGATGCTCTTTTAAATAAACCGTATGATCTATTGAGTTCTTTTTTTTCTGAAGAATTAAGTGAAATGAAATATATCAAGCAAATTTCCAAGCAAATTAAAGAAAGTAATTTGTTTGCAAGTCAAAAAGGAATTGTTCATCTTGATATTTGGTATGATAATTTAAGTGTAAATAAGGATAATCAAATTACTATTTTCGACTTTGATAATTGTGGAAACGGTTATTTAATTTTAGATATCGGTTATTTTTGTAAACAGCTATTTTTCATTGAGTCAGACAAGAACGAATATGAGATGAAAGTTAAAAGTTTTTTAAATGGATACAAAAAAGAAAGAAATTTATCAGATGAAGAACTAACATTAATTCCAGGAGCAGGAGCATCTATTTTTATATTTTATCTTGGTGTTCAAGCACAAAGATTTGATTGGTCCAATATATTTTTTACAGAAAATTATCTAAAGATGTTCGTTGGCAGAATCCAAAATTGGATGGATTATTATGAAGCAAAAAACAGCAATGTTTAA
- a CDS encoding L-threonylcarbamoyladenylate synthase, with translation MAEFIKIYEDKPSEAAIQKVVDVLRSGGLVIYPTDTVYGLGCDITNSRALERIAKIKGVKLEKANFSFVCSDLSNISDYIKQIDTSTFKILKRALPGPYTFILPGNNDLPKEFRKKKTVGIRVPDNNIAIQIVKMLGNPIVSTSIYDEDEVLEYSTDPELIFEKWQNKVDMVIDGGYGDNVASTIIDLSGYEPEVIREGKGSLDIF, from the coding sequence ATGGCAGAGTTTATCAAAATATACGAAGACAAGCCCAGTGAAGCTGCTATTCAAAAAGTAGTTGATGTATTGCGCAGCGGAGGGTTGGTTATTTATCCTACAGATACAGTCTATGGTTTGGGATGTGATATTACAAATTCCCGGGCTTTGGAGCGCATTGCCAAGATAAAAGGGGTAAAGTTGGAAAAAGCTAATTTTTCCTTTGTATGTAGTGATCTGAGTAATATTTCCGATTACATTAAGCAGATAGACACTTCTACATTTAAAATTCTGAAAAGAGCATTACCCGGACCTTATACTTTTATTTTGCCGGGGAATAATGATTTGCCTAAAGAATTCAGAAAAAAGAAAACTGTCGGGATTCGTGTACCGGATAATAATATTGCCATACAAATTGTAAAAATGCTGGGAAACCCTATTGTTTCAACTTCTATTTATGACGAAGATGAGGTATTGGAATACTCAACAGATCCGGAATTAATCTTTGAAAAATGGCAAAACAAAGTCGATATGGTAATTGACGGTGGTTACGGAGATAATGTAGCGTCGACAATCATTGATCTGTCAGGCTATGAGCCGGAAGTGATCCGCGAGGGAAAAGGAAGTTTAGATATTTTTTAA